CACGGCCAGTTTAGATTTAGGCATCCTTGGAAACAATACCTTGCCGAGGCTGCATTACTCCGGCAGTGTGCCTACTGGATTGATGCCTTGAATTCATACATTACCTCAGATTTTCAGGTATTATTTCAGATTTGTATGTAGCATAATATTTGAAACAATAAACATTAATAGAgtaatatgttatatatatatgcatgttaATCTATacgaaataatatatatgtttgcaTGTAAGTATAATTACCAATACTTATATGTAAAATGCATACTGATATTTTTActctatgttttatatatatcgTAAATGTTTATATGGATGTTTGTTTTGATTACTGGTACTCaattaataagtatatatatatatatatatggtattatacataatttatattccTTTTAGGTTTTAGCCCTCTAATTGTTTGTGATCTATTATTCTCTATTAGATCCCAATGGACatcaaaaagaaattagaagaaCCGTTAGCAAAAATGAGCTCGGAGTCAAGAAAATCAATGAAAGAAGTgtcaatttcatcaaaaaaaatgagaaaatcaTCATCTTATGATATTCATGTCTTAAACTCACAATCTGCATGCAAAGATCTTACTACTTTACTCAAAACAGGCATCTTGAACGATGTTGAGCCTCTACAAATGATCGCATTAATGACCACAGTCTCTCTGCTCATTGATATTGTAAACTTAACCGAAAAAAACGCAGAATCCGTACATGAACTCGCATCCGCTGCAAGATTTGAGAACAAGAAGAAGTCGACCGTGTCAGATTTTGTAAGCACTGGTCGCTCTGTGCCAATCAAATCTCAAGATGATCATGTTGTCACAATCTTATGTGATGATGATATATCAAACACTGTTGACCAATCGCGTGTAGAGAGTTCCGTGGACTCTTGTCACCATGTCGCCATAAAGattgatgatgaggatgattcAGTCCATGAAAAACATGAAGATGGTGAAATACGTGTACATACGAGTTGTGTATCATACAGGGCGGCTCAACATTCCTAGGAGCCttaggacaaaaaaaaaattttaccttttaaaatttatatacagataatgtttaaaatatatttaaatttaatatgtaatattttgtatatatttgtaatgaaaataaaattatatatatcaaataacttATGgtccttttcaattttatttattatatttataatatttttatatataaaaatctatatttataaaaaaattggatcctttaattattattatacgaGGGGACATGGGCTTGAGCCCGGAACGATCGCACCGCTAGTCGCCCCCACTGAGCCGGCCCTGGTATCATATGGTCAGACTAATGCTAGTGATATTTTAGATAGTGGTAATGAAAGAATTAGTAATaactaactatttattataGGATTTAGgtgaatattattaaataaagttCTTTTGAACAagcatatattataatatgtgGCCCTATTATGGCAGATACGAATATCCGTACAGAAAAAGGTAAGAATCCTTCTTGCAGTAGATTATGAATATTTGgtataatatgaaaatatgaaaattataatatatgctTTTCTGTCTATGAAAGTTCAATTAATTAAATAGATATTGTGTACGAGCAACTGATTGATAAGTGTTAATGCGATGTGTCATTATTAAACCCTAAGAAAATGTTAAAGGAGGGCCATGTCCTCGTAAACTCAGGGTCTCGTGCTCGTTTGTCTATTGCCTTTTTACTGTTTTCCAACTGCTTTTTCAAACCTCTTGCACAAAATGGCGGGCAAATTAAAGTGGAGAGTAAGTTAATAAGTTTTAGGTATTTGTCTTCATTATTAAACTTCACTTATTTTTTAACCTTTATATGAAAACCATTGGATCCAGCAGATTCCAAAGATACATTTCTCTTCacactttttattatttcattgaacttgtaaaaatagtttcaacaaTGCTACACCCGATCGAAATTCAACTagaaccaaaaattaaaataaataaatctactGCAGTCGTTGGATTCAATGGTGTGTTTGTCacattataaaatatgtttgggTTAACATTATTAAAGCTAACACATGATAGAAAATTCCGCTTATCATGACTGCTCCACTTATCAAAAAGCTTTTGAGAGGCCTACAGAATTTCTGCAATTAATCTTATATCAGCtgtgcacacaaaaaaaaaagaaaatcgtaTATCTGTTGAATTCTAATTCCATAGTTGATTAagcaaaatctatttttattataaaaatgttaaggACGTTCCAGATTAAACGAAATACTAAAGaaccaacaaaacaaaaccaaaatcttagTGATAACGACTTTAATGCGTATCGAGtcaattgatttattttttgttacttGATAATAAAGTCTCCAATGATGTGATCTTACCCGTACGTTTCAAGTTAGAAAAGGTACACTTTTTAACATTTGTGCCCAACATACACGCgtttttaagtttctttttgaCCTTTTTAAACGTTTTCACAAGATGGATTAACATATTATACGATGTTCTGAAAATTGTTAGGGGGTGGTTTGTAGTTAAgcattttgtataaaaatattgttaacacggacatttaggttagttttttctttttttcaaaaatcggtttaaaaaaattgtttcgcTTATACTCATTTGCCGAGTAGGCGAGCTAAGAACACccatattatatgtttattatttactATTAGGGACACAAGTAGGTCATCAGTTACGTAGAATAGCACCTGACGATTGTcataaaccaaaagaaaaatcccaTTATACGGTTCGGTCTGGTCCAGTTTTATCGGACCTTAAGTCCTCTTTTCTTCCTAACAAAGCCTTTTTGTGATCCAAGGCCTTTTTTGTTATGATCCATAAACAGGTAACCATGTCAAATAAAGGTAGGCCTAAATAAAGGTGTGATTTGAAAGAAGGTTCGACTAGTTACAATGGGAGATCAGATAAGCTTACAATACTTTGTTGTAAAAGTAAAGATATGAATGGTTTGTTGTAAAAGTAAAAGATATGATGTGGCAAAATCAGTGTTGAAACTTATTAACGggtgttgaaaaaaaaaatgggtcCTTCTTATATAACGTGGCGAATATTGATTGGAccaaaatttagagagagaaagagttgCTTTAGACTAACTTTTGTTTTCATCTCAATTATTTAACATCAATTATTTCATAAtaactataattatatatatatatatatatattatatcaaaattcatcATTTTTATGCTCTATATATAGATGCTTGTTTCATTTTGTTATGATCCATAAACAGGTAACCATGTCAAATAAAGGTGTGATTTGAAAGAAGGTTCGACTAGTTACAATGGGAGATCAACAGTTGATAAGCTTACAATGGTTTGTTGTAAAAGTAAAAGATACGATGTGGCAAAATCAGTGTTGAAACTTATTAACGggtgttgaaaaaaaaatgggtCCTTCTTATATAACGTGGCGAATATTGATTGGAccaaaatttagagagagaaagagttgCTTTAGACTAACTTTTTTTTCATCTCAATTATTTAACATcaattatttcataataattataattatatatatatatatatatatatatatatattatatcaaaattcattattttttatgcTCTATATATAGATACttgtttcatttcatttcatttcatttgaatacagaaaaaaattcattttttttagttataatatatgtaatcaCAAAAGCATAAAGTAAAAGTATGAATAAAGTTGGTGGAACATGGTTAGGAATGTCAAACAGGTTGATCCGTCCCGTCTTGTTCCGTCCCGCAACGGGCTCGTCTTCGAGCGGATCACGGCGGGCCAGGCCCGCACGGGCTGCGGTCCTTAAAATGACTGACCAAACCTGTACCGCAAAACATGTAGGCCTTTGCGGATCGGCCTGCGGGACATAGAATTACAAACGAACATATGGCTCCTGAACGCTTCAAGATATGATTCAAGGCGCTTTATCAGTTTCATGACGAGTGTGTTTAGTCGATGATTGAACTGGATAAGGCAATACACTTGTTAGTTGAAGATTTTAGTTGGATCAAAAAActagtttatttaattttgttagactccaaacattttaaaaataaacaatactttAGTTGCTGAATTCAAATATTATaactcataagttcataacaaatgctttagttttctgaatccaaaattatataaaaccaacaccaaatcaaagatgctaatcccaaaaataaataaaaagaaaacaccaatcacacttcttatttttcatctttatcACCAACAAGCGACAAAAAGATAGAaatttctcttcttcaccatcaacttcatcttctgcaaataagaataatagaagtcagttaaagatatattgaaacctaaaactccaaaatgtATGATAGTGTGAACAAATACATATAGGCAAAACTATGAAAAACCCATTGGGGGAActagatcttcttcttcggtggaaagtgagttttcaaacttcttatgATGACTCGAAGAAGCTCCACAAGTGCAGATCGAAGGCGCTTGGGAGACCGGAAGCATCATCGACCCTGAAACCACCATCACCGGAGCTACATAACGTCGAAtcgccttctctctctctctctctcaatgttTTAGGCAAAATCAAAAATGGGGACTTAGGGTTGCGGGCCTTTAAAATCCCGCAGGTTAAGACCATCCCGCTTTCGATCCGTCCCGTTTTCGACCCGTCCTGCTTTCGACCCGTCCCACTTTGAACCCGTCCCGCGAAGCCCGCAATTTTGCGGGCTTACCAAATGGAGGCCCAATCCCGCCCTGCAGCAAGCCTTTACGGGTCAGGCCCGCGATCCAGGTCCTTGATTGCCGTCCCTAGACATggtgttctaattttttttaaacaaaaccaTTGGAGAGAATATGAATTGAGTGGGTGTTGAATTATGATgtggaagaaagaaaaagtgaTGTGTAAGAGAGAGAAGATGATGTGGAGTGAAAATAGGGTGTTGTAAACATGTAACCAATGTATATAGTCTGAGAGGTGACGTACACTTAGGTTTGTGAGCATCCAAAAAACATGTaacagttttatttttattttgctaaaatttgaaaaaaaataggtAACAGTTTTCATGCCAAGATACATTTGACATGAATATGAATACAAAGGGTTACATTTTAACCCCCAAGAAAGGTTTTACAAATTACAATCACACAAGACAACCAAATAGTTTCCCAGTGCTCTCTACATATCCTCTTATTTCCATCAGTACTTGCTTTCATTGGTTTGTCACTGCCAGAAATGGCCACCACTGTGCCTTACAGCTCGTCCTACACAAAGATCAGACTCATAAGTTTTAACCATTTTCACAACAATTAAATATCTTTCATGGATGAGATAGAAAACACCACTTACATGGTAATCATCCATGTAATCACGTGGATTAGGctgcaaaaacaaaacaaagtacCATTATCAACATATTCAACtcactttctttctttccaGAGACAACAGAGTTAagattgagaagaagaagaagaagaaatactAATAGAGTTTGATCAATGGTGTACGTACCCTTTTGTAACGCCTCCTCCTGTCTCCATACCGGTGGTCCCTCTCCTTCCTCTACGTTCCCCCTTCTTCTCTGGCCTTCCGTGATTCCTGTGattgttaaaattttgtatGGCCATGCAAAAAGACTAAGATACTTTACATAGAGAAACAAGAACCtgttttgtaattaaaaaaagaaacgaacCTCTTCTTCTCTagcttttctctctttctcagcTTCCAGCAAATAACTCCTTCTCAGACTGGTGTGTAtatcatattaaaattttaaaatattatatacattttctATACAAAAACCACAGAGAAGCAAAAAAGATAATCAAAGGCTTGGAGGAATCTTACCTCCCTGTGCTGCTCAAAATAGTCATCCACCATGGTTCTTGCATATTGAGGGTCATCAGTGATCAAGATATTGTCAAATATCGAACCAGCCTTCACCTGCAATATTAACAATCAATCTCTCAATTAATCTGCACTACATGAGCTTTTGACCCTGGTCTAAGATGATTGATTTTTATCTTatctttctttctgttttaTGTTCCACTAAAAATTTGCAGTGACTATTATATAACTCCCTGGTGATGGAGTACTAAAGTTAATAATATTGGATACCATTCAAGAAAGATCTAGAAGTTACCTGCCATACTTCAATGCCTATATATTTAATAGGCTTCAGGACATAAAGATCTGGATCATCTTCAAACTCtataaggcaaaaaaaaaacatattaccAAGAAATTTCCTTGCTCCCTTGGGGTTATCTaaggttgcaaaaaaaaattcttactttttgtgtgtgtaacGGTGAGCTTAGACACTGTAGACAGCAAGTAGGAATGGGTGGAAACAAAATTCTACCTCTCTAGAGAGACCAACCAATTTGATTAGATGAGTACATATCAAAGTTTTGTATTTGTGCATATATGATCTTGAACCAACATTGAAACCTAGtcaatgttcaaaaaattgcTAGGTGATTAATGCTTAAACACCTTCTAAACCAAATTccttttagtaaaattatatcaagACTGATTTATCGTTTAGGCGGACGTCACGCTCACGCCTAGCTTTTGTGGTGTGGTGCACCGCTAAAGTTAGACTCAATGCACCGAAGAAAAGGGGAGAGAGCTCAGCCTAATAGCATTCTTCAACGCGATCGTTTCCAGAGATCTTTGATGAGCTATATTAATCTCCTCTCATTCGTTAATTAAATATCTTATACACTGTACTACTATAATATACACAGTACAATATACTTAATGACTACCTGCTCATCTAACTAATCCAGCTAAACATAATAAACTTTCGTTTCACTGAGGTAGGGCTTAACTAGTACCCAACTAACTAGAACAGGTTCCATAtggttaatttaataatattatttcacttaaaatatcattaaaccTTCAAAGTTCATGCTGCACCGCACTAGagtcttttttttataataatacgaTAACATTTTCACGAGTCCCGGACAATGGACGAGAATCTCTATAACGCCCCGACCGTCCacagctaatgggccacccacgtcCGCTCTTTCGGCCCGTGGGTCCATCCCGTTCCAGcgatcggtccgttaatttttctaaaggcttgaaatcattgtttactgaccctacaatcaccacccgaccttttctcatGCTTTAGCCTCACTCGCATTCTATCGCGAATAACTTCCCGATAGATCACCCATTCTTCCATTACTCCAGCTCAatcacgcttaactctggagttctttcaggaagtgctccggaaaaggtaagtcaactttggtgacataagtagccaaatcaattctcttaagctttTTCACTTATCACAACTCgtgatgttacaattcacccccttTCAAAGAACGCAGCGTCCTCGTTGCGCTccacgacaggtctcaagacgcctctcaggtcagaactgagatggttaaccagctctgataccacttataacGCCCCGACCGCCCACAGCTAATAGGCCACCCACgtccgctctctcggcccgtgggcccatCCCGTTCTAGcgatcggtccgttaatttttctaaaggctcgaaatcattgtttactgaccctgcaatcaccacccgaccttttcccatgcgttggcctcactcgcatgctatcgcgaatcacttcccgataggtcacccatccttccattactccagctcaagcacgcttaactctggagttctttccggatgtgctccggaaaggtaagtcaactttggtgacataggtagccaaatcaattctcttaagctttttcacatatcacaactcgggatgttacaattcaccccctctcaaagaacgc
The window above is part of the Brassica napus cultivar Da-Ae chromosome C8, Da-Ae, whole genome shotgun sequence genome. Proteins encoded here:
- the LOC111198359 gene encoding aluminum-activated malate transporter 2-like, with product MGGVSCVLISIFICPVWAGQDLHSLLASNFDTLSHFLQEFGEEYFEATDDGYVKEVEKKRKNLQRYKSVLNSKSNEEALANFAKWEPRHGQFRFRHPWKQYLAEAALLRQCAYWIDALNSYITSDFQIPMDIKKKLEEPLAKMSSESRKSMKEVSISSKKMRKSSSYDIHVLNSQSACKDLTTLLKTGILNDVEPLQMIALMTTVSLLIDIVNLTEKNAESVHELASAARFENKKKSTVSDFVSTGRSVPIKSQDDHVVTILCDDDISNTVDQSRVESSVDSCHHVAIKIDDEDDSVHEKHEDGEIRVHTSCVSYRAAQHS